In Palaemon carinicauda isolate YSFRI2023 chromosome 41, ASM3689809v2, whole genome shotgun sequence, the following are encoded in one genomic region:
- the LOC137632363 gene encoding myosin heavy chain, clone 203-like: protein MSSGNWFRVAMVGMFVPGNVLLWKFLSKKEEEKEQAELGKNVQLEMEKQIEFLDRKLESAWEEVHSRCQLESKLEEEKNELKAEIQRLSNAMETLQKDIENEIENFSTKMQDLQLTNELLKSELSNREITIGDHLDDLTEKDHKISGLNDQLEKVHGENEARVKRESKLVKEIEDLKVETLGLSQRIETLQIEKEIEIEKFSTKLQDLQETNDHLNEELSDKDASIGEYLNKLIEMEQINLDMCDRLARVEDEKIASIHWLESRFKDKIVEFEDIIGEMNTEKERLEMSLTEAKLMIWSGMEGTTAS, encoded by the coding sequence aTGAGTAGTGGCAATTGGTTCCGTGTTGCTATGGTAGGTATGTTTGTGCCTGGAAATGTCTtattgtggaaattcttgtccaaaaaggaggaagaaaaggaacaagCAGAGTTAGGTAAAAATGTTCAACTGGAAATggaaaaacaaattgaatttttGGACAGAAAACTGGAGAGTGCCTGGGAAGAGGTCCACTCTAGATGCCAGTTGGAATCTAAATTGGAAGAAGAGAAAAACgagctgaaggcagagattcaacgtctctccaacgctatggaaactcttcaaaaggatatagaaaatgaaattgaaaatttctcaaccaagatGCAGGATCTGCAACTAACCAACGAACtactaaagagtgaactctctaatagagagattacaattggcgatcatttagatgatttaactgagaaggaccacaaaatttctggactaaatgatcaattggaaaaagttcacGGGGAAAATGAAGCCCGTGTTAAGAGGGAATCAAAACTTGTGAAGGAGATAGAGGATTTGAAAGTAGAGACTCTAGGTCTCTCCCAAAGAATTGAAACTCTTCAAAtcgaaaaagaaatcgagattgaaaAATTCTCGACTAAGTTGCAAGATCTTCAGGAAACCAACGATCACCTAAATGAGGAATTATCTGataaagatgcttccatcggagaatatctaaataaattaattgagatggaacaaataaatcttgacaTGTGTGACCGACTAGCAAGAGTTGAGGATGAAAAAATAGCCTCTATTCATTGGTTGGAATCAAGATTCAAGGATAAGATTGTAGAATTTGAAGATATTATTGGAGAGATGaacacagagaaagagaggctggagatgagcTTGACTGAGGCTAAGTTaatgatttggtcaggaatggaaggtacaactgcctcttag